In Hevea brasiliensis isolate MT/VB/25A 57/8 chromosome 13, ASM3005281v1, whole genome shotgun sequence, a single genomic region encodes these proteins:
- the LOC110643481 gene encoding uncharacterized protein LOC110643481 isoform X1, which produces MASRAGGLVQDQNINIHYNETSVGWKTNGSKAPPRKGVLGGRTPLGDLSNSLKPSLNQASKKHNSSIASLAEKETGASLNALDATKKKSTSKPSGKVQTNGRKALSDISNSGKPNLNEGSKKNYNAKLSVVAEESIDANAIAEEQFLHNHQECIKAQARAMDLDQFLQTIGLDNGFPKLRANPMSIKVKAQSPPRHLELEEMFKDPSWKHKPSSKLDSPPACSTPKSPKHYMHLDYNFKLLESP; this is translated from the exons ATGGCATCACGAGCTGGGGGTCTGGTTCAAGATCAGAATATAAATATCCACTACAATG AAACTTCTGTTGGCTGGAAGACAAACGGCTCTAAAGCGCCTCCAAGGAAAGGAGTGCTAGGTGGAAGGACACCACTTGGTGATTTGTCAAATTCACTGAAGCCTTCTCTGAATCAGGCATCAAAGAAGCATAACTCTAGCATTGCCTCCTTAGCTGAGAAAGAGACTGGTGCCTCTTTAAATGCACTTGACGCAACCAAGAAGAAAAGTACCTCTAAACCTTCAGGGAAGGTGCAAACCAATGGTAGAAAGGCGCTTTCTGACATTTCAAATTCAGGGAAGCCAAACCTGAATGAGGGATCGAAGAAGAACTACAATGCAAAGTTAAGTGTTGTGGCAGAGGAGTCAATTGATGCCAATGCAATTGCAGAGGAACAGTTTCTGCACAATCATCAAGAATGCATCAAAGCACAAGCAAGAGCCATGGACTTGGATCAATTTCTACAAACAATTGGACTAGACAATG GTTTTCCCAAACTGCGGGCAAATCCTATGTCAATTAAGGTGAAG GCTCAGAGTCCCCCAAGGCACTTGGAACTGGAAGAGATGTTTAAAGATCCATCCTGGAAACACAAGCCATCTAGCAAACTTGATTCTCCGCCTGCATGCAGTACTCCAAAATCACCAAAGCATTATATGCATCTTGACTACAACTTTAAGCTGTTAGAATCCCCATAG
- the LOC110643481 gene encoding uncharacterized protein LOC110643481 isoform X2, which produces MASRAGGLVQDQNINIHYNETSVGWKTNGSKAPPRKGVLGGRTPLGDLSNSLKPSLNQASKKHNSSIASLAEKETGASLNALDATKKKSTSKPSGKVQTNGRKALSDISNSGKPNLNEGSKKNYNAKLSVVAEESIDANAIAEEQFLHNHQECIKAQARAMDLDQFLQTIGLDNGFPKLRANPMSIKAQSPPRHLELEEMFKDPSWKHKPSSKLDSPPACSTPKSPKHYMHLDYNFKLLESP; this is translated from the exons ATGGCATCACGAGCTGGGGGTCTGGTTCAAGATCAGAATATAAATATCCACTACAATG AAACTTCTGTTGGCTGGAAGACAAACGGCTCTAAAGCGCCTCCAAGGAAAGGAGTGCTAGGTGGAAGGACACCACTTGGTGATTTGTCAAATTCACTGAAGCCTTCTCTGAATCAGGCATCAAAGAAGCATAACTCTAGCATTGCCTCCTTAGCTGAGAAAGAGACTGGTGCCTCTTTAAATGCACTTGACGCAACCAAGAAGAAAAGTACCTCTAAACCTTCAGGGAAGGTGCAAACCAATGGTAGAAAGGCGCTTTCTGACATTTCAAATTCAGGGAAGCCAAACCTGAATGAGGGATCGAAGAAGAACTACAATGCAAAGTTAAGTGTTGTGGCAGAGGAGTCAATTGATGCCAATGCAATTGCAGAGGAACAGTTTCTGCACAATCATCAAGAATGCATCAAAGCACAAGCAAGAGCCATGGACTTGGATCAATTTCTACAAACAATTGGACTAGACAATG GTTTTCCCAAACTGCGGGCAAATCCTATGTCAATTAAG GCTCAGAGTCCCCCAAGGCACTTGGAACTGGAAGAGATGTTTAAAGATCCATCCTGGAAACACAAGCCATCTAGCAAACTTGATTCTCCGCCTGCATGCAGTACTCCAAAATCACCAAAGCATTATATGCATCTTGACTACAACTTTAAGCTGTTAGAATCCCCATAG